Proteins from a genomic interval of Quercus lobata isolate SW786 chromosome 11, ValleyOak3.0 Primary Assembly, whole genome shotgun sequence:
- the LOC115968421 gene encoding uncharacterized protein LOC115968421, which produces MGSVCCVAARDKTIPNGSSGEILHRNIRYSPTWSFRWDNRGRVAGEETSIGWLSDGISRNDGSENKYEPSFAEEGSPLEHFRRCTWQKSLISEGTAGHVRTPASDQSISRNVSMDVSLDQVKESPTVSFPSPIKPSVSLPSTSSLFASPLSSQGQLPPASTTPSRCPRRSPGHQLLRQVSDSQIPGFKSPDSYSVSEERPVLPSWSNESARGSRGGSSDGWSMHAFSGLMASSNRDRWSFDSESFGFNHEKLTRSSSRISTSPSVDLQTCGVCSKLLTEKSSWSGQKIIANNELSVVAVLACGHVYHAECLETLTSEINKYDPACPVCTFGEKQTLKLSEKALKAEMDFKARNKRSRNRVVDSDLDGDSFVLERLKSSQGKGPKMASSSSMRSSLGKPFLRRHFSFGSKGSKTLSENHSTRKKGFFWVKSSKE; this is translated from the exons ATGGGGTCTGTTTGTTGTGTTGCTGCTAGAGACAAGACTATACCGAATGGATCGAGTGGTGAGATTTTGCATAGGAACATTCGGTATTCGCCAACGTGGAGCTTTCGGTGGGATAACCGAGGGCGGGTAGCTGGTGAGGAGACTTCTATTGGTTGGTTATCAGATGGGATAAGCCGGAATGATGGGTCTGAAAATAAATACGAACCATCATTTGCTGAGGAGGGAAGTCCTTTGGAACATTTTCGAAGATGTACGTGGCAGAAGTCCCTGATTTCTGAAGGAACCGCTGGGCATGTGAGGACTCCTGCTTCAG ATCAATCTATTTCAAGGAATGTTTCTATGGATGTGAGTTTGGATCAG GTTAAGGAATCTCCAACAGTTTCATTTCCATCTCCTATTAAACCATCAGTGTCGTTGCCTTCTACTTCTTCATTATTTGCATCCCCCTTGTCATCCCAAGGTCAATTGCCTCCAGCTAGCACAACTCCATCAAGGTGTCCCCGCCGTTCTCCAGGACACCAGCTTTTAAGACAAGTATCTGATAGTCAAATCCCCGGATTCAAGTCACCAGACAGCTACTCAGTTTCCGAAGAAAGGCCAGTGCTCCCTTCTTGGAGCAATGAATCAGCTAGGGGCTCACGTGGGGGGTCTTCAGATGGTTGGTCTATGCATGCTTTTTCTGGGCTTATGGCCTCTTCTAATAGAGACAGGTGGTCTTTTGATAGTGAGTCCTTTGGCTTTAATCATGAGAAGTTAACCAGATCCAGTAGCCGAATATCAACTTCCCCCTCTGTTGATCTACAAACATGTGGGGTTTGCTCAAAACTTTTGACTGAGAAATCCTCATGGAGCGGCCAAAAGATTATTGCTAATAATGAGCTTTCTGTAGTTGCCGTGCTTGCTTGTGGGCATGTTTATCATGCTGAGTGTTTGGAGACTCTGACATCTGAAATTAACAAGTATGATCCAGCTTGCCCAGTTTGTACTTTTGGGGAGAAACAGACCCTGAAATTATCTGAAAAAGCATTGAAAGCAGAAATGGATTTTAAGGCTAGAAATAAGAGATCAAGGAATCGGGTGGTGGATAGTGATCTTGATGGTGATTCTTTTGTGCTTGAACGTTTGAAAAGTAGTCAAGGGAAAGGACCCAAGATGGCCTCCAGTTCCAGCATGAGAAGCTCCTTGGGAAAGCCTTTCTTGAGGCGGCACTTTTCCTTTGGCTCAAAAGGATCTAAAACCTTATCAGAGAATCACTCTACGAGAAAGAAGGGGTTCTTCTGGGTGAAATCAAGTAAGGAGTGA
- the LOC115966963 gene encoding late embryogenesis abundant protein-like encodes MAEIRDQYGNPIQLTDEHGNPDQLTDEHGHPMHLTGVATTKIHNEPDRDTTEGTFASTAVGVGGAKEHDQQLDQQKQQHELEVSRSSSSSSGSSEDDGQGEIEGQGGEVRRRKKKGLKEKIKEKLTCGKSKEEQSQTESFASTATTTISTGATSPGAQPEHEKKSVIEKIKEKLPGHHSH; translated from the exons ATGGCTGAAATACGAGATCAGTATGGGAACCCAATTCAGCTCACTGACGAACATGGCAACCCAGACCAATTGACCGATGAACATGGTCATCCCATGCACCTTACTGGTGTGGCCACCACAAAAATCCATAATGAACCAGATAGAGATACCACTGAGGGAACTTTTGCTAGTACTGctgttggtgttggtggtgCAAAAGAGCATGATCAGCAGCTGGATCAACAGAAGCAGCAACATGAGCTCGAGGTTTCTCGGTCCAGTAGCTCCAGCTCTGGCTCG TCTGAGGATGATGGGCAAGGTGAAATTGAAGGACAAGGTGGGGAAGttaggagaaggaagaagaagggtTTAAAGGAGAAAATAAAGGAGAAGTTAACCTGTGGGAAGAGCAAGGAGGAGCAGTCACAGACAGAGAGTTTTGCAAGCACAGCCACAACCACTATATCCACTGGTGCAACCAGCCCCGGTGCTCAACCTGAGCATGAGAAGAAAAGTGTGatagagaaaatcaaagaaaaattgccAGGCCACCATAGCCATTAA
- the LOC115969608 gene encoding bifunctional phosphatase IMPL2, chloroplastic, which produces MISHSQTHLRSQTPPLLSFSPTSSSSSSSSLTLNTNLSNLRFPQTLSLSLSHSRSPTPMSTNSKLSNGIDTLQLDLPQQSELDRIAQVANTVADAAGEVIRKYFRNKFEILDKEDQSPVTIADKEAEESMVSIILENFPSHAIYGEENGWRCKEKFSDYVWVLDPIDGTKSFITGKPVFGTLIALLYRGTPILGIIDQPVLRERWIGISGRRTILNGQEVSTRSCPKLSQAYLYTTSPHLFSGEAEEAFARVRNKVKVPLYGCDCYAYALLASGFVDLVIESGLKPYDFLSLIPVIEGAGGVITDWKGNQLHWEASPDSGVTKFNVVAAADKQVHQQAVDSLQWQ; this is translated from the exons ATGATCTCACACTCCCAAACCCACCTTCGCTCCCAAACCCCACCACTCCTCTCCTTCTCtccaacctcttcttcttcttcttcttcttccctcacTCTCAACACAAACCTCTCAAATCTTCGCTTCCCACaaacactctctctttctctctctcattctcgcTCACCGACTCCAATGTCCACCAACTCCAAGCTCTCCAATGGAATCGACACCCTTCAACTAGACCTCCCGCAACAATCCGAGCTCGATCGTATTGCCCAGGTCGCCAACACGGTCGCCGACGCTGCCGGAGAAGTCATTCGCAAGTACTTCCGGAACAAGTTCGAGATTCTCGACAAGGAAGACCAGA GTCCTGTAACAATTGCTGATAAAGAAGCAGAGGAATCTATGGTTTCAATTATTTTGGAGAATTTCCCTTCACATGCAAT TTATGGAGAGGAGAATGGATGGAGGTGTAAAGAGAAGTTTTCAGACTATGTTTGGGTTTTAGATCCAATAGATGGGACAAAGAGTTTCATCACTG GAAAACCCGTGTTTGGTACCCTCATTGCATTGCTCTACAGGGGTACACCA attctTGGCATAATCGATCAGCCTGTTCTGAGAGAAAGATGGATTGGGATAAGTGGGAGGAGAACAATTCTAAATGGACAAGAAGTGTCTACTCGCTCTTGTCCAAAGCTGTCACAAGCCTACTT GTATACTACAAGTCCACATCTGTTTAGCGGAGAAGCAGAAGAAGCATTTGCTCGTGTTAGAAACAAG GTAAAAGTGCCATTATATGGTTGTGACTGCTATGCTTATGCTCTTTTGGCTTCTGGCTTTGTGGATCTTGTTATTGAGTCTGGTCTAAAG CCATACGATTTCCTTTCACTGATACCTGTGATAGAAGGTGCTGGGGGAGTCATAACTGATTGGAAAGGAAATCAGCTTCACTGGGAGGCTTCTCCAGATTCAGGCGTAACGA AATTTAATGTAGTGGCAGCTGCGGACAaacaagttcatcaacaagCTGTAGATTCGTTACAATGGCAATGA